CATCCGAATGCCGAAGTTCGTGTCCGCGTCTATCAAAGTGATAAGCACGACGCCGAATACAAATTTGATAAAGCGTGGTATCGAGATATTGTCATTTACGACGACGGCCAAGACATCATTGAAACAGTTAAATTAAAAGATGGCGATAACTTAAATCAAGTAGGCGCCGTGTTAACTCATTTGCAAGCAAGTGATTCAGCATGGGGCAACAATACACAATACAGCCCGAGCTTAAGGCAACGTATAGATACCTACCGCAACCCGCAAGGCAGCTACTACTGCACAGGTAACGAGCGATTAATGTTTACCAAAGATGGTGTAAAGTATGAGTTCGTAAACAGCGTTCCATATCGCGATTCTGCCGATGGTACCGATTGCGCTAGCACTACTTTCAATGACATTTTCGAACGCCAATACAGCTTTAGCTACCAAGAGTCTGGCGATACTTTTAGTACCGAATTATTCTTCCGTGATAGCGAAGTAGAGTTTGAGAAATTTACGCAGTGGGTGGATTTAAAAGCGAACGCAGCAACACTCGAACTGACGCAACTTGCGGATTATCTATCGACCATCGATTACAAATATGACGACGCAGTGAGTTTAACCACCAACTACTGGCGTAAACGCCATGAATCAGGCACCACGCAAATCGATCAATACAGTAATGGTACATGGAAAAAGACTGTCACGAATAACGATGGTACACGTACCGAAACATGCAGTACTGACGGTGTCACTTACGGTGCCTGTAGTTAACTGCTATCCGATCACACCTTAGTGTTAATCAAGGTTCCAACATTGTTTGGCGCTGAGGTGTTAAAAGGCGATTTGTCTTGCGCTTGATAGGCACTAACGCGCTGATTTATCACTTGCTCTGAAATTGGTTGTGATGGCTCAACGTTCTGAACACTATTTACGGCTTGAGTTGGGTTTACTGATTGGGCGGCGTTAACCGAATTAATTGCTGAAGGGTTGGCAGTCGCATTTACATTATCAACGCGCTGTTGTTCGATATTAAGTCGTTCTTGTTCTAATTGTTGCTCATGGGCTTTTTCGCGAACACGGTCCGCGCCTTGCTCGGCTATTTTCTCACCGCTACTTAAATTACATGCGGCGCTACAAGATGTTTTGATATACATATTGGTCTCCGCGATTTCGAATATAAGTTACAAAAACGAAAAAAGAGCTGGCTACCATCCCCACAGTAACCAACTCAAATAACCAGACCTAGTTGTTTATTTAAAAATTTCAAAAAATTAAAAATATTTTTTTAGTCTTTTGCAAATGGCCCTAAAGTATCGCTGCCCTGCTGCCAATCGCGATACACCACATCATTGCCGTGGATGTAATAGACGCCGTCTTCAATCAAAATGCTGCGCGCGTCGATGCTTGAAAAATACGAAGCGCTAATATCCTTTTTAAGTGTCACTTGACCGACATTACTCAGTGTTGCATCACTGCCAATTCCCGTAACCTCTAGCAACTGTAAAGTACTGGTTAGGAAAGAGCTGCTTTGCGTAGTTGTGGACCAGCTTTCAACGGGAATAGCGACGCGATGGCTATCATTGGCGAGTTTCAAATAACTCAATGCATGATGATCAAACTCAACCGGCGTAAAACTGTCTTTATATACTTGATTACCAAGCTGCGCTGGTGATTTTGGTTCGGAAACATCGAATAAACTCACTTGTGCGCCTTGGTCAACAGTCGGCAAATCGCCATCATCATCGTCGCGCAAAATCACATGCTGCCCTACGCCAAGTAATAATTGCTCGTCAATAGGATGCAAGTAAGCTGAATAACCAGGGATTTCTAATGTACCTTCGATAACTGGTTCTTCAGGATTTTTTAAATCAATAACATACAATGGATCGATACGCTCAAAAGTTACGATATATGCTTTGTCGTTAAAATAACGTACTGCATAGATATCTTCATTTGGCTTACCAATAGCTGTGGAATGTGTTTGATTCGGTAAATGGCCAACGGCCTTTAGTACTTTACTGCCATCGTCTTTAAATACCGAGAGTTGATGTGTCGGAGTATAGTCTTTGTCATAGGTCGTGCTTATCGTCGTTAAATAATCGCCCTGCTCATTAAATCTAAACTGACTGTTACGCCAGCCGAAATTACCATCAAGCGTCGCATAAGCCCGGTATTCCACACTGTCATCGGTGATTGCGAACTTGTAAATCACGCTCTCTAAGCTCGTTACATCTTGATGATATTGCTCGCCATAAAGATAAACCGCATCTTTCGACACATAGATACCATTGGCTGTTGTATTGATACAACGAGACTTAACATTTGTTGGATTATTAGTGTCAATGACAGATAACAACACTAAACCATGATGCCCTGAATTCTCATCAAAGTTTTGCGGCACAAAACACTCGTTGTTTGGCACCAATGAAGTTTTATTACCATCAATATCTGTCACATGGGGTAAAAACTCACTCAACGGCGCGTTGTTCAACGCTTTATAAATTGCTTCATTGTCCTGTGCCATAACACTACTATCAATAACGGTATCAATCGAAGCCGAGAAGCTGCTTACCACGTAAAGCTTGTTTTCGATTTGACGAGACGACAGCACATAACCGTCGAAAGTAAATTGCTGTTTTAAGTTCGGGGCAGTGTGATTACTCGTATCAAAAATTGACAGTGAAAACTCGTGTTGTGACGGATAAAAGATATCGAACATTATTGGCCAGTTGTTATTGGCGGCGGTACTAAATACGCTGACGTTATCGCCATTAACGTACATGCCATCAATAAACTGCTGCTCATCATCAACCACTATCGGCGTGTCACTGAGCTTAGTTAGTGAGTTATCCGATTGACGCTGCAAAATCCGCAGCATATCGCTACTTTCGCTTGCCTCAGAGCCGTAGTTAAACTTGTTATTAATGGTTAAGAACAACTGCTGGCCGTTGTAATGAAAACGATCACTTTCGTCAACGCCAGCCTCTTGGGTAATCGCTTTCGAGTGATTGCTATCTGCTGTTTCATTTGCTTGCACGGTAAATAAATTATTTATTGGCGAGGTATGCGCCAAATAAACGCCATTGCGTAATCGTTTGCCGAGACTCGACTCGCCCTGTTGACTTAACGCGCCAAATACAAGTGGCTGCTCAGAGCGCTCTGGAAGCGTCGTTGTCGGCTGTGGCGTGGGATTTGGTGTCGGATTAGGTGTTGGTTGGGTACTACTGCTTCCCCCACCACAACCACTGATTGCAAAAGCTGTAGCAATAATGCTCGATGCCACTAATGATAAATTCATGACGCTGTTCCTTTCTTCCTAATAGCACTTAACTAATAGCAGTTAACTAATAGCACTTAATGTGCCGCGTTTAAGTCGTTGACGCTTTGATTTGATAATTGCAGTTTAGGGAAAGTTTTTCGCCACTGATGTTATAAATTGCTACTAGTTGTAATCTTATGTAATCCTTAATGAAATCGATGATAATCGATGCTACCTTTAGCATCGACAGCAACCTGCCACTATAAAACCTAACGAGTGTATCTTTGAAAAAACTGTATTCACTATTACTGACACTGATAATTTGCGCCGCAACGAACGCCTCAGAAGTTGCCCAAGTAACGGCGATTGAAGCGGCGTCACTTGATAGTCAGCAAGAAAAAGTTGAAATAG
This DNA window, taken from Psychrobium sp. MM17-31, encodes the following:
- a CDS encoding beta-propeller domain-containing protein; the protein is MNLSLVASSIIATAFAISGCGGGSSSTQPTPNPTPNPTPQPTTTLPERSEQPLVFGALSQQGESSLGKRLRNGVYLAHTSPINNLFTVQANETADSNHSKAITQEAGVDESDRFHYNGQQLFLTINNKFNYGSEASESSDMLRILQRQSDNSLTKLSDTPIVVDDEQQFIDGMYVNGDNVSVFSTAANNNWPIMFDIFYPSQHEFSLSIFDTSNHTAPNLKQQFTFDGYVLSSRQIENKLYVVSSFSASIDTVIDSSVMAQDNEAIYKALNNAPLSEFLPHVTDIDGNKTSLVPNNECFVPQNFDENSGHHGLVLLSVIDTNNPTNVKSRCINTTANGIYVSKDAVYLYGEQYHQDVTSLESVIYKFAITDDSVEYRAYATLDGNFGWRNSQFRFNEQGDYLTTISTTYDKDYTPTHQLSVFKDDGSKVLKAVGHLPNQTHSTAIGKPNEDIYAVRYFNDKAYIVTFERIDPLYVIDLKNPEEPVIEGTLEIPGYSAYLHPIDEQLLLGVGQHVILRDDDDGDLPTVDQGAQVSLFDVSEPKSPAQLGNQVYKDSFTPVEFDHHALSYLKLANDSHRVAIPVESWSTTTQSSSFLTSTLQLLEVTGIGSDATLSNVGQVTLKKDISASYFSSIDARSILIEDGVYYIHGNDVVYRDWQQGSDTLGPFAKD